In Lathamus discolor isolate bLatDis1 chromosome 1, bLatDis1.hap1, whole genome shotgun sequence, the following are encoded in one genomic region:
- the SIGLEC1 gene encoding sialoadhesin isoform X2, translating into MAAARGWFGTETLPPRVEDAVMAFGTGQERCQALVEQGRGPLCPMQTLVTSTSLPPSLLVPALPLPPRTPTRARAAAMPLCPWLVLLASLIPPALGSWGVTYPRSLRGISGSCVVIPCSLSFPEEVAADDGLVAIWYKDYNDQKTLVFHSAAQEVDAHFRGRAQLLGDPLARNCTLQLQGVTVGDSGPYRFRFEIVNGDRWSAAQDAVLSVSEDLEKPSIAGSEEQTEGQTSTLECSAPYACPLGDVALRWEGHDPQVSVVSGRVRMDTSGVGHYLTLTTSFSWRDHSRKLRCEVSYGSRKAAREVVLRVRHTPKDTQVSVNPSGQNIRVGDTVSFTCTVGSSHPPVSLYRWYKDGVPIGTEQILTLRGVRREDYGQYHCEAENAVGAAAAPAVMLYIFSAAVLVSPAAEVPEGSATTLSCDVPGHRHQDLHYAWYKNGAWLKEGSAHTLLFHHITASDAGFYGCKVTNDRGSDTSPAVSLSVTYPPRTPTITLFQEAHGGRLAVIHCAVDSFPPATMAVYRDGTLVAASGSQAAPQQRFGVTSSRNTLRLEIRGAGPRDSGEYRCTASNAHGNASATKVFVARATEVLIQPSAEVREGAAVTLTCAGPWGAAEDALYAWFRNGKRLRGSSAPALRFRSVRAEDAGAFQCRLRSRNGSDESAAAPLRVLFPPRQPAMSSILETQGGRMGIIQCTAESEPEANLTLWRGDEVIACTWGCPIAPSPRVQATSSYNSLKVEIQDVVLEDEGTYVCWAGNTEGNASATMDFRAESASIVVAPSTSVLEGDAANLTCQLSTSSTALPTFTWYRNGQQLTEGSAPSLVLQHVASTDAGLYHCRATTNSSSRSSPSVSLEVLYPPRALLLTALLEAQRGRVAVFRCSVRSRPAARLELLRGPVPLASSAGAGGGSKPRLRVSAAPNALEVELREVTAADEGSYSCRASNEHGAAEQSLYLRVQAARVLISPSSEVLEGDDVSLTCQTAAAPQDDTVYSWYKNSERLQDTPDNVLALPHITSTAAGSYHCRARSPAGTSVSPAVALSVSYPPRVPVLALLLESPAAQRAVLQCSVDSSPQAELALFKDQALVASTALPQPSARPRLSITSASNTLRVSIRPVLLEDEGQYLCSASNAYGNASATANLTAGTTRVQISPSPAVREGDAVTLTCVVESSGVQVLRYSWYKNEVWVSSGSSPVLSFPNITVTDAASYHCSVRTPARTHSSAPITLSVLYPPRNLQMKAFMESNEGSAVILLCTVESNPLSDITLLKEGLVVASSPAMGGDLPWHSSRVSPSPNTLRLELREASEEDEGEYECRARSPLGSTHGSLPLRVQAIRVRIHPSAEVLEGTAVTLTCRDAGAAPGAVYSWYKDGRWVPGGPGPRLLLPAARRSDAGSYGCEVGKGLRGRRSPPAALRVLYAPREPTFTSLVDPRGGQRTVLLCTVDSVPPSDIALHHGDGHAPLASTWGPSDPRVAVEATPNSLRVGMGALEPGDAGVYVCSANNSFGAASASLRLDVGGPGPCPCSSAGVTVTVEPSPEVPEGSTATMTCSASPWLGQEANYTWYRNSRWLLEGPSGTLVLTHVTSADTGSYHCRASGTRGSLTSALLSFSVLYPPRDVSISTLLENRSGRLGLVQCTAESHPPASMALYRRGRLLAASGAAAAAPGLRALPSHNALRLQLSEVGLEAAGEYVCVASNALGNATATARFDVHTLSYLLAFTVLSGLLLALICVAALALLAVRMWPRLRKFWGWSGAEDTFELRSQQEQAQHTQA; encoded by the exons ATGGCGGCAGCGAGAGGGTGGTTTGGGACTGAGACGCTTCCACCACGTGTGGAGGATGCAGTGATGGCCTTTGGGACCGGACAGGAGCGGTGCCAGGCACTGGTGGAGCAGGGCCGG GGTCCCCTCTGCCCCATGCAGACACTGGTGACCAGCACCTCGCTCCCACCATCACTGCTTGTTCCTGCCCTGCCTCTGCCCCCCAGGACCCCCACCAGGGCCCGGGCTGCTGCCATGCCCCTGTGCCCATGGCTCGTCCTCCTGGCCAGCCTCATCCCACCAG CCCTCGGCTCTTGGGGTGTCACCTACCCCCGATCCCTGCGGGGCATCAGCGGCTCCTGCGTGGTCATTCCCTGCTCCCTGAGCTTCCCGGAGGAGGTGGCTGCCGACGATGGCCTGGTGGCCATTTGGTACAAGGACTACAACGACCAGAAGACGCTCGTGTTCCACTCGGCAGCCCAGGAGGTGGACGCTCACTTTAGGGGCCGTGCCCAGCTCCTGGGGGACCCCTTGGCTCGGAACTgcaccctgcagctgcagggggTGACGGTGGGGGACAGCGGGCCCTACCGGTTCCGCTTTGAGATCGTCAACGGAGACCGGTGGTCGGCGGCGCAGGACGCGGTGCTGAGCGTGTCGG AGGACCTCGAGAAGCCCAGCATTGCCGGCAGCGAGGAGCAAACCGAGGGGCAAACGTCCACCCTGGAGTGCTCCGCACCCTACGCGTGCCCACTGGGAGACGTCGCCCTGCGCTGGGAAGGCCACGACCCGCAGGTCTCGGTGGTGTCCGGCCGGGTGCGCATGGACACGAGTGGGGTCGGGCACTACCTGACCCTCACCACGTCCTTCTCCTGGAGGGACCACTCCAGAAAGCTGCGCTGCGAGGTCTCCTACGGCTCCAGGAAGGCGGCCAGGGAGGTTGTCCTGCGGGTGAGAC ACACCCCTAAGGACACCCAAGTGTCGGTGAACCCCTCCGGGCAGAACATCCGCGTTGGTGACACCGTGTCCTTCACCTGCACGGTGGGCAGCAGCCACCCGCCGGTCTCGCTGTACCGCTGGTACAAGGATGGGGTGCCCATAGGCACCGAGCAGATCCTGACCCTGCGAGGGGTGCGTCGGGAGGACTACGGGCAGTACCACTGCGAGGCTGAGAACGCCGTCGGGGCCGCTGCGGCGCCTGCTGTGATGCTCTACATCTTCT CCGCCGCCGTCCTGgtgagccccgcggccgaggtGCCGGAGGGCTCGGCCACCACCCTGTCCTGCGACGTCCCCGGCCACCGGCACCAGGACCTGCACTACGCCTGGTACAAGAACGGCGCCTGGCTCAAGGAGGGCTCCGCTCACACCCTGCTCTTCCACCACATCACCGCCAGCGACGCCGGCTTCTACGGCTGCAAGGTGACCAACGACCGGGGCAGCGACACCTCCCCGGCCGTCAGCCTGAGCGTGACGT acccccccCGGACCCCCACCATCACGCTCTTCCAGGAGGCCCATGGAGGCCGGTTGGCCGTCATCCACTGTGCCGTGGACAGCTTCCCCCCGGCCACCATGGCCGTGTACCGCGACGGCaccttggtggcagccagcggGTCCCAGGCGGCCCCACAGCAGCGGTTCGGTGTCACCAGCTCCCGCAACACCCTGAGGCTGGAGATCCGCGGAGCAGGGCCCCGGGACAGCGGGGAATACCGCTGCACCGCCAGCAATGCCCACGGCAACGCCAGTGCCACCAAGGTCTTTGTCGCCCGTG ccACAGAGGTCCTGATCCAGCCCTCGGCGGAGGTGCGGGAAGGGGCAGCGGTGACCCTGACGTGCGCGGGGCCCTGGGGCGCTGCGGAGGACGCGCTCTACGCCTGGTTCCGCAACGGCAAACGGCTGCGGGGGAGCTCGGCCCCGGCGCTGCGCTTCCGCTCCGTCCGCGCCGAGGACGCCGGCGCCTTCCAGTGCCGGCTCCGGAGCCGCAACGGCAGCGACGAGTCCGCGGCCGCCCCACTCCGTGTGCTCT TCCCACCGAGGCAACCGGCGATGAGCTCCATCCTGGAGACCCAGGGCGGGCGCATGGGCATCATCCAGTGCACTGCTGAGAGTGAGCCAGAGGCCAACCTGACCCTATGGAGAGGAGACGAAGTGATAGCCTGCAcatggggctgccccatagcccccagcCCCCGGGTCCAGGCCACCTCATCCTACAACAGCCTGAAGGTGGAGATCCAGGATGTGGTGTTGGAGGACGAGGGGACCtacgtgtgctgggctgggaacACGGAGGGCAACGCCAGCGCGACCATGGACTTCCGAGCTGAGA GTGCCAGCATTGTTGTGGCTCCATCCACATCTGTGCTGGAGGGTGATGCTGCCAACCTGACGTGCcagctcagcaccagctccaCGGCTCTGCCCACCTTCACCTGGTACCGCAATGGGCAGCAGCTCACTGAGGGCTCGGCTCCATCGCTGGTGCTGCAGCACGTGGCCAGCACGGATGCAGGGCTCTACCACTGCCGAGCCACCACCAACAGCAGCAGCCGCAGCTCCCCCAGTGTGAGCCTGGAGGTGCTGT ACCCCCCGCGGGCCCTGCTGCTCACGGCGCTCCTGGAGGCGCAGCGCGGCCGCGTGGCCGTGTTCCGCTGCTCGGTGCGGAGCCGCCCCGCGGCCCGGCTGGAGCTGCTGCGCGGCCCGGTCCCGCTGGCGTCCAGCGCCGGTGCCGGCGGCGGCTCCAAGCCCCGGCTCCGGGTCTCGGCCGCCCCCAACGCGCTGGAGGTGGAGCTGCGGGAGGTGACGGCTGCGGACgagggcagctacagctgcagggCCAGCAACGAGCACGGCGCCGCGGAGCAGAGCCTCTACCTCCGGGTGCAGG CTGCCCGAGTCCTCATCTCTCCATCCTCGGAGGTGCTGGAAGGGGACGACGTCTCCCTGACGTGTCAGACGGCCGCCGCGCCGCAGGATGACACCGTCTACTCCTGGTACAAGAACAGCGAGCGGCTCCAGGACACCCCTGACAATGTCCTTGCGCTGCCCCACATCACCAGCACCGCTGCTGGCTCCTACCACTGCAGAGCCCGCAGCCCTGCGGGGACCAGCGTGTCCCCGGCCGTCGCCCTGAGCGTGTCCT ATCCGCCGCGGGTGCCGGTGCTGGCGCTGCTCCTGGAGTCCCCCGCGGCACAGcgggcagtgctgcagtgctcGGTGGACAGCAGCCCGCAGGCAGAGCTGGCTCTCTTCAAGGACCAGGCGCTGGTGGCCTCCACGgcgctgccccagcccagcgcCCGGCCGCGGCTCAGCATCACCTCGGCCTCCAACACGCTGCGGGTCAGCATCCGCCCCGTGCTGCTGGAGGACGAGGGGCAGTACCTGTGCTCTGCCAGCAATGCCTATGGCAATGCCAGCGCCACGGCCAACCTCACCGCCGGCA CCACCAGGGTCCAGATCTCCCCCTCCCCGGCTGTCCGGGAAGGCGATGCTGTCACCCTGACCTGTGTGGTGGAGAGCAGCGGTGTGCAAGTGCTGCGCTACAGCTGGTACAAGAACGAGGTCTGGGTCAGCAGCGGCTCCTCCCCGGTTCTCTCCTTCCCCAACATCACCGTCACCGATGCTGCCTCGTACCACTGCAGCGTGAGGACCCCAGCGCGGACCCACAGCTCTGCACCCATCACCCTCAGCGTCCTCT acCCCCCCAGGAACCTGCAGATGAAGGCCTTTATGGAGAGCAATGAGGGGAGCGCAGTCATCCTCCTCTGCACCGTGGAGAGCAACCCCCTCTCCGACATCACCCTGCTCAAGGAGGGGCTGGTGGTGGCCTCCAGCCCGGCCATGGGGGGggacctcccctggcacagcagccGCGTCTCCCCCTCTCCCAACACGCTGAGGCTGGAGCTCCGGGAAGCATCCGAGGAGGATGAGGGCGAGTACGAGTGCCGGGCACGCAGCCCCCTCGGCAGCACCCATGGGTCCCTGCCCCTCCGTGTGCAGG CCATCAGGGTGCGGATCCATCCCTCGGCCGAGGTGCTGGAGGGCACGGCCGTGACTCTGACCTGCCGGGACGCGGGCGCTGCCCCGGGGGCCGTGTACTCGTGGTACAAGGACGGCCGCTGGGTGCCGGGGGGCCCCGGGCCGCGGCTCCTGctgcccgccgcccgccgctcGGATGCGGGCTCCTACGGCTGCgaggtggggaaggggctgcgGGGCCGCCGCTCCCCCCCCGCCGCCCTCCGGGTGCTCT ATGCTCCCCGGGAGCCAACCTTCACCTCCTTGGTGGACCCCCGGGGCGGGCAGCGAACCGTCCTGCTCTGCACCGTCGACAGCGTCCCCCCCTCCGACATCGCCCTGCACCACGGTGATGGCCACGCACCCCTGGCCTCCACGTGGGGCCCGTCTGACCCCCGTGTCGCCGTCGAGGCGACCCCCAACTCCCTGCGTGTGGGGATGGGGGCTCTGGAGCCGGGGGACGCGGGGGTCTACGTCTGCTCAGCCAACAACAGCTTTGGCGCCGCATCCGCATCCCTGCGCCTGGATGTGGGAG GCCCTGGGCCCTGTCCCTGCTCTTCCGCAGGGGTCACGGTCACTGTCGAGCCCTCTCCAGAAGTGCCCGAAGGCTCCACCGCCACCATGACCTGCTCGGCCAGCCCCTGGCTGGGGCAAGAAGCCAACTACACGTGGTACAGGAACAGCCGGTGGCTGCTGGAGGGCCCGTCCGGCACCCTGGTCCTCACCCACGTCACCAGCGCTGACACCGGCTCCTACCATTGCCGGGCGAGCGGGACACGGGGCAGCCTCACCTCGGCCCTGCTCAGCTTCAGCGTCCTCT acCCTCCCCGGGACGTCTCCATCAGCACCCTGCTGGAGAACCGCAGCGGGCGGCTGGGCCTGGTGCAGTGCACGGCCGAGAGCCACCCGCCCGCCTCCATGGCCCTGTACCGCCGGGGCCGGCTCCTGGCCGCCAGcggggccgcggccgccgcGCCGGGGCTCCGGGCGCTCCCCTCGCACAACGCCCTCCGCCTGCAGCTCAGCGAGGTGGGGCTGGAGGCGGCCGGCGAGTACGTGTGTGTGGCCAGCAACGCGCTGGGCAACGCCACGGCCACAGCGCGCTTCGATGTGCACA
- the SIGLEC1 gene encoding sialoadhesin isoform X6: protein MQTLVTSTSLPPSLLVPALPLPPRTPTRARAAAMPLCPWLVLLASLIPPALGSWGVTYPRSLRGISGSCVVIPCSLSFPEEVAADDGLVAIWYKDYNDQKTLVFHSAAQEVDAHFRGRAQLLGDPLARNCTLQLQGVTVGDSGPYRFRFEIVNGDRWSAAQDAVLSVSEDLEKPSIAGSEEQTEGQTSTLECSAPYACPLGDVALRWEGHDPQVSVVSGRVRMDTSGVGHYLTLTTSFSWRDHSRKLRCEVSYGSRKAAREVVLRVRHTPKDTQVSVNPSGQNIRVGDTVSFTCTVGSSHPPVSLYRWYKDGVPIGTEQILTLRGVRREDYGQYHCEAENAVGAAAAPAVMLYIFSAAVLVSPAAEVPEGSATTLSCDVPGHRHQDLHYAWYKNGAWLKEGSAHTLLFHHITASDAGFYGCKVTNDRGSDTSPAVSLSVTYPPRTPTITLFQEAHGGRLAVIHCAVDSFPPATMAVYRDGTLVAASGSQAAPQQRFGVTSSRNTLRLEIRGAGPRDSGEYRCTASNAHGNASATKVFVARATEVLIQPSAEVREGAAVTLTCAGPWGAAEDALYAWFRNGKRLRGSSAPALRFRSVRAEDAGAFQCRLRSRNGSDESAAAPLRVLFPPRQPAMSSILETQGGRMGIIQCTAESEPEANLTLWRGDEVIACTWGCPIAPSPRVQATSSYNSLKVEIQDVVLEDEGTYVCWAGNTEGNASATMDFRAESASIVVAPSTSVLEGDAANLTCQLSTSSTALPTFTWYRNGQQLTEGSAPSLVLQHVASTDAGLYHCRATTNSSSRSSPSVSLEVLYPPRALLLTALLEAQRGRVAVFRCSVRSRPAARLELLRGPVPLASSAGAGGGSKPRLRVSAAPNALEVELREVTAADEGSYSCRASNEHGAAEQSLYLRVQAARVLISPSSEVLEGDDVSLTCQTAAAPQDDTVYSWYKNSERLQDTPDNVLALPHITSTAAGSYHCRARSPAGTSVSPAVALSVSYPPRVPVLALLLESPAAQRAVLQCSVDSSPQAELALFKDQALVASTALPQPSARPRLSITSASNTLRVSIRPVLLEDEGQYLCSASNAYGNASATANLTAGTTRVQISPSPAVREGDAVTLTCVVESSGVQVLRYSWYKNEVWVSSGSSPVLSFPNITVTDAASYHCSVRTPARTHSSAPITLSVLYPPRNLQMKAFMESNEGSAVILLCTVESNPLSDITLLKEGLVVASSPAMGGDLPWHSSRVSPSPNTLRLELREASEEDEGEYECRARSPLGSTHGSLPLRVQAIRVRIHPSAEVLEGTAVTLTCRDAGAAPGAVYSWYKDGRWVPGGPGPRLLLPAARRSDAGSYGCEVGKGLRGRRSPPAALRVLYAPREPTFTSLVDPRGGQRTVLLCTVDSVPPSDIALHHGDGHAPLASTWGPSDPRVAVEATPNSLRVGMGALEPGDAGVYVCSANNSFGAASASLRLDVGGPGPCPCSSAGVTVTVEPSPEVPEGSTATMTCSASPWLGQEANYTWYRNSRWLLEGPSGTLVLTHVTSADTGSYHCRASGTRGSLTSALLSFSVLYPPRDVSISTLLENRSGRLGLVQCTAESHPPASMALYRRGRLLAASGAAAAAPGLRALPSHNALRLQLSEVGLEAAGEYVCVASNALGNATATARFDVHTLSYLLAFTVLSGLLLALICVAALALLAVRMWPRLRKFWGWSGAEDTFELRSQQEQAQVDGAS from the exons ATGCAGACACTGGTGACCAGCACCTCGCTCCCACCATCACTGCTTGTTCCTGCCCTGCCTCTGCCCCCCAGGACCCCCACCAGGGCCCGGGCTGCTGCCATGCCCCTGTGCCCATGGCTCGTCCTCCTGGCCAGCCTCATCCCACCAG CCCTCGGCTCTTGGGGTGTCACCTACCCCCGATCCCTGCGGGGCATCAGCGGCTCCTGCGTGGTCATTCCCTGCTCCCTGAGCTTCCCGGAGGAGGTGGCTGCCGACGATGGCCTGGTGGCCATTTGGTACAAGGACTACAACGACCAGAAGACGCTCGTGTTCCACTCGGCAGCCCAGGAGGTGGACGCTCACTTTAGGGGCCGTGCCCAGCTCCTGGGGGACCCCTTGGCTCGGAACTgcaccctgcagctgcagggggTGACGGTGGGGGACAGCGGGCCCTACCGGTTCCGCTTTGAGATCGTCAACGGAGACCGGTGGTCGGCGGCGCAGGACGCGGTGCTGAGCGTGTCGG AGGACCTCGAGAAGCCCAGCATTGCCGGCAGCGAGGAGCAAACCGAGGGGCAAACGTCCACCCTGGAGTGCTCCGCACCCTACGCGTGCCCACTGGGAGACGTCGCCCTGCGCTGGGAAGGCCACGACCCGCAGGTCTCGGTGGTGTCCGGCCGGGTGCGCATGGACACGAGTGGGGTCGGGCACTACCTGACCCTCACCACGTCCTTCTCCTGGAGGGACCACTCCAGAAAGCTGCGCTGCGAGGTCTCCTACGGCTCCAGGAAGGCGGCCAGGGAGGTTGTCCTGCGGGTGAGAC ACACCCCTAAGGACACCCAAGTGTCGGTGAACCCCTCCGGGCAGAACATCCGCGTTGGTGACACCGTGTCCTTCACCTGCACGGTGGGCAGCAGCCACCCGCCGGTCTCGCTGTACCGCTGGTACAAGGATGGGGTGCCCATAGGCACCGAGCAGATCCTGACCCTGCGAGGGGTGCGTCGGGAGGACTACGGGCAGTACCACTGCGAGGCTGAGAACGCCGTCGGGGCCGCTGCGGCGCCTGCTGTGATGCTCTACATCTTCT CCGCCGCCGTCCTGgtgagccccgcggccgaggtGCCGGAGGGCTCGGCCACCACCCTGTCCTGCGACGTCCCCGGCCACCGGCACCAGGACCTGCACTACGCCTGGTACAAGAACGGCGCCTGGCTCAAGGAGGGCTCCGCTCACACCCTGCTCTTCCACCACATCACCGCCAGCGACGCCGGCTTCTACGGCTGCAAGGTGACCAACGACCGGGGCAGCGACACCTCCCCGGCCGTCAGCCTGAGCGTGACGT acccccccCGGACCCCCACCATCACGCTCTTCCAGGAGGCCCATGGAGGCCGGTTGGCCGTCATCCACTGTGCCGTGGACAGCTTCCCCCCGGCCACCATGGCCGTGTACCGCGACGGCaccttggtggcagccagcggGTCCCAGGCGGCCCCACAGCAGCGGTTCGGTGTCACCAGCTCCCGCAACACCCTGAGGCTGGAGATCCGCGGAGCAGGGCCCCGGGACAGCGGGGAATACCGCTGCACCGCCAGCAATGCCCACGGCAACGCCAGTGCCACCAAGGTCTTTGTCGCCCGTG ccACAGAGGTCCTGATCCAGCCCTCGGCGGAGGTGCGGGAAGGGGCAGCGGTGACCCTGACGTGCGCGGGGCCCTGGGGCGCTGCGGAGGACGCGCTCTACGCCTGGTTCCGCAACGGCAAACGGCTGCGGGGGAGCTCGGCCCCGGCGCTGCGCTTCCGCTCCGTCCGCGCCGAGGACGCCGGCGCCTTCCAGTGCCGGCTCCGGAGCCGCAACGGCAGCGACGAGTCCGCGGCCGCCCCACTCCGTGTGCTCT TCCCACCGAGGCAACCGGCGATGAGCTCCATCCTGGAGACCCAGGGCGGGCGCATGGGCATCATCCAGTGCACTGCTGAGAGTGAGCCAGAGGCCAACCTGACCCTATGGAGAGGAGACGAAGTGATAGCCTGCAcatggggctgccccatagcccccagcCCCCGGGTCCAGGCCACCTCATCCTACAACAGCCTGAAGGTGGAGATCCAGGATGTGGTGTTGGAGGACGAGGGGACCtacgtgtgctgggctgggaacACGGAGGGCAACGCCAGCGCGACCATGGACTTCCGAGCTGAGA GTGCCAGCATTGTTGTGGCTCCATCCACATCTGTGCTGGAGGGTGATGCTGCCAACCTGACGTGCcagctcagcaccagctccaCGGCTCTGCCCACCTTCACCTGGTACCGCAATGGGCAGCAGCTCACTGAGGGCTCGGCTCCATCGCTGGTGCTGCAGCACGTGGCCAGCACGGATGCAGGGCTCTACCACTGCCGAGCCACCACCAACAGCAGCAGCCGCAGCTCCCCCAGTGTGAGCCTGGAGGTGCTGT ACCCCCCGCGGGCCCTGCTGCTCACGGCGCTCCTGGAGGCGCAGCGCGGCCGCGTGGCCGTGTTCCGCTGCTCGGTGCGGAGCCGCCCCGCGGCCCGGCTGGAGCTGCTGCGCGGCCCGGTCCCGCTGGCGTCCAGCGCCGGTGCCGGCGGCGGCTCCAAGCCCCGGCTCCGGGTCTCGGCCGCCCCCAACGCGCTGGAGGTGGAGCTGCGGGAGGTGACGGCTGCGGACgagggcagctacagctgcagggCCAGCAACGAGCACGGCGCCGCGGAGCAGAGCCTCTACCTCCGGGTGCAGG CTGCCCGAGTCCTCATCTCTCCATCCTCGGAGGTGCTGGAAGGGGACGACGTCTCCCTGACGTGTCAGACGGCCGCCGCGCCGCAGGATGACACCGTCTACTCCTGGTACAAGAACAGCGAGCGGCTCCAGGACACCCCTGACAATGTCCTTGCGCTGCCCCACATCACCAGCACCGCTGCTGGCTCCTACCACTGCAGAGCCCGCAGCCCTGCGGGGACCAGCGTGTCCCCGGCCGTCGCCCTGAGCGTGTCCT ATCCGCCGCGGGTGCCGGTGCTGGCGCTGCTCCTGGAGTCCCCCGCGGCACAGcgggcagtgctgcagtgctcGGTGGACAGCAGCCCGCAGGCAGAGCTGGCTCTCTTCAAGGACCAGGCGCTGGTGGCCTCCACGgcgctgccccagcccagcgcCCGGCCGCGGCTCAGCATCACCTCGGCCTCCAACACGCTGCGGGTCAGCATCCGCCCCGTGCTGCTGGAGGACGAGGGGCAGTACCTGTGCTCTGCCAGCAATGCCTATGGCAATGCCAGCGCCACGGCCAACCTCACCGCCGGCA CCACCAGGGTCCAGATCTCCCCCTCCCCGGCTGTCCGGGAAGGCGATGCTGTCACCCTGACCTGTGTGGTGGAGAGCAGCGGTGTGCAAGTGCTGCGCTACAGCTGGTACAAGAACGAGGTCTGGGTCAGCAGCGGCTCCTCCCCGGTTCTCTCCTTCCCCAACATCACCGTCACCGATGCTGCCTCGTACCACTGCAGCGTGAGGACCCCAGCGCGGACCCACAGCTCTGCACCCATCACCCTCAGCGTCCTCT acCCCCCCAGGAACCTGCAGATGAAGGCCTTTATGGAGAGCAATGAGGGGAGCGCAGTCATCCTCCTCTGCACCGTGGAGAGCAACCCCCTCTCCGACATCACCCTGCTCAAGGAGGGGCTGGTGGTGGCCTCCAGCCCGGCCATGGGGGGggacctcccctggcacagcagccGCGTCTCCCCCTCTCCCAACACGCTGAGGCTGGAGCTCCGGGAAGCATCCGAGGAGGATGAGGGCGAGTACGAGTGCCGGGCACGCAGCCCCCTCGGCAGCACCCATGGGTCCCTGCCCCTCCGTGTGCAGG CCATCAGGGTGCGGATCCATCCCTCGGCCGAGGTGCTGGAGGGCACGGCCGTGACTCTGACCTGCCGGGACGCGGGCGCTGCCCCGGGGGCCGTGTACTCGTGGTACAAGGACGGCCGCTGGGTGCCGGGGGGCCCCGGGCCGCGGCTCCTGctgcccgccgcccgccgctcGGATGCGGGCTCCTACGGCTGCgaggtggggaaggggctgcgGGGCCGCCGCTCCCCCCCCGCCGCCCTCCGGGTGCTCT ATGCTCCCCGGGAGCCAACCTTCACCTCCTTGGTGGACCCCCGGGGCGGGCAGCGAACCGTCCTGCTCTGCACCGTCGACAGCGTCCCCCCCTCCGACATCGCCCTGCACCACGGTGATGGCCACGCACCCCTGGCCTCCACGTGGGGCCCGTCTGACCCCCGTGTCGCCGTCGAGGCGACCCCCAACTCCCTGCGTGTGGGGATGGGGGCTCTGGAGCCGGGGGACGCGGGGGTCTACGTCTGCTCAGCCAACAACAGCTTTGGCGCCGCATCCGCATCCCTGCGCCTGGATGTGGGAG GCCCTGGGCCCTGTCCCTGCTCTTCCGCAGGGGTCACGGTCACTGTCGAGCCCTCTCCAGAAGTGCCCGAAGGCTCCACCGCCACCATGACCTGCTCGGCCAGCCCCTGGCTGGGGCAAGAAGCCAACTACACGTGGTACAGGAACAGCCGGTGGCTGCTGGAGGGCCCGTCCGGCACCCTGGTCCTCACCCACGTCACCAGCGCTGACACCGGCTCCTACCATTGCCGGGCGAGCGGGACACGGGGCAGCCTCACCTCGGCCCTGCTCAGCTTCAGCGTCCTCT acCCTCCCCGGGACGTCTCCATCAGCACCCTGCTGGAGAACCGCAGCGGGCGGCTGGGCCTGGTGCAGTGCACGGCCGAGAGCCACCCGCCCGCCTCCATGGCCCTGTACCGCCGGGGCCGGCTCCTGGCCGCCAGcggggccgcggccgccgcGCCGGGGCTCCGGGCGCTCCCCTCGCACAACGCCCTCCGCCTGCAGCTCAGCGAGGTGGGGCTGGAGGCGGCCGGCGAGTACGTGTGTGTGGCCAGCAACGCGCTGGGCAACGCCACGGCCACAGCGCGCTTCGATGTGCACA